The Gemmatimonadaceae bacterium genome contains a region encoding:
- a CDS encoding PAS domain-containing protein, translating into MDVASASDAALREALRLSEERADLALDAADAGVFDCDLTTGILYGSLRFRTALGLPDGPIDVRTTIAQMHPDDREGALRPWNLPEVNGRVAWNARARPVGSTEWRLIETRARVFRNEHGRAVRLIGVLHDVTDARRQMDALRESEWRLAQAQRIAGIGSWSWAPATNEIVWTDELFRIFDIEAGGRQGPAFDEYLGRIVEADRPTLLTAIERALADGTTYTLEHAVVLRDGQHRRIRSHGGALRDEHGTIVRLVGTAQDITEQSVLSERVRRSEERYALAVQGTSDGIWHYDMHTRVTEVSPRLLELLGRPHNESSVSTDWVSTVVPENDLELLKDAVRRHLGQGAPLDLEMPLRTPVRGVRWFRLRGRAVRNEAGVPQLLAGTLSDVTEHRALQTKLQHDSKMNALGTLAGGIAHDFNNLVAAMMGYAQLAAEEVPADSTAAAHLGQVIDAARRAREIVREILAFSRPEEPRRSAVDLRQLAEATARLMQPTLPSNVRLQLEDETAARVVLGDAGQLQRVLLNLCTNSVDAVRERGGEVMLHLASILLDEQMAPSHGLLPGHYVRLRISDNGSGIAPDAVARVFEPFFTTKAVGEGTGLGLSVVHGIVTAAGGIVTLESAEHVGTTVTVLLPQLDLRAESARPAGDPMPAQVRHVVVVDDEPAVGRLLQMALQRAHYHVTLFTSAGEALAALTHRTVECDCIVTDFAMPELNGIDLLVRAREAGVDVPAIMVTGFAAGASSEMRDRAKVTMIIEKPIELRAFVEMVTATLLTA; encoded by the coding sequence ATGGACGTCGCGTCAGCCTCCGATGCGGCTTTGCGCGAAGCGTTGCGTCTCAGCGAGGAGCGCGCCGACTTGGCCTTGGATGCGGCGGACGCTGGTGTCTTTGACTGCGACCTGACGACTGGAATTCTGTACGGCTCGTTGCGGTTTCGAACGGCGCTGGGCCTGCCTGACGGGCCGATTGATGTGCGGACCACCATTGCCCAGATGCACCCCGACGATCGGGAGGGTGCGCTCAGGCCGTGGAATCTGCCCGAGGTGAACGGTCGCGTGGCCTGGAACGCGCGCGCCCGGCCCGTGGGTTCCACGGAATGGCGGCTGATCGAAACACGCGCCCGGGTGTTCCGCAACGAGCATGGGCGCGCCGTGCGACTGATTGGCGTGCTGCATGATGTTACCGATGCCCGCCGACAGATGGACGCCCTGCGCGAGTCGGAATGGCGACTGGCGCAGGCGCAACGTATCGCGGGCATCGGCAGTTGGTCGTGGGCGCCGGCCACCAACGAAATCGTCTGGACCGATGAGCTGTTCCGCATCTTTGACATCGAGGCAGGCGGGCGACAGGGACCCGCGTTTGACGAATACCTTGGGCGCATTGTAGAAGCGGATCGGCCGACGCTTCTGACCGCGATTGAACGGGCTCTGGCCGACGGAACCACGTACACGTTGGAACACGCCGTCGTGCTGCGCGATGGACAACACCGTCGGATTCGCAGCCACGGTGGCGCGCTCCGCGACGAGCACGGCACGATCGTTCGTCTCGTCGGAACCGCCCAGGATATCACCGAGCAGTCGGTCCTGTCCGAGCGTGTCCGTCGCAGTGAAGAGCGCTACGCGCTGGCCGTGCAGGGCACCAGCGACGGGATCTGGCACTACGATATGCACACGCGCGTCACCGAGGTGTCGCCCCGGCTGCTGGAATTGCTCGGTCGTCCGCACAATGAGTCGTCGGTCAGTACCGATTGGGTGTCCACGGTGGTGCCTGAGAACGACTTGGAGTTGCTGAAGGATGCCGTGCGTCGACACCTGGGTCAGGGTGCGCCGCTGGATCTGGAAATGCCGCTGCGAACGCCGGTGCGTGGCGTGCGGTGGTTCCGGTTGCGAGGGCGCGCCGTACGGAACGAGGCAGGCGTTCCACAGCTGCTGGCCGGCACGTTGTCCGATGTCACGGAGCACCGTGCGCTGCAAACCAAGTTGCAGCACGACTCGAAGATGAACGCATTGGGAACGCTGGCGGGTGGCATCGCGCATGACTTCAACAATCTGGTGGCGGCGATGATGGGCTACGCCCAACTGGCCGCCGAGGAAGTGCCCGCCGACTCAACGGCGGCGGCGCACCTGGGACAGGTCATCGACGCGGCGCGTCGGGCGCGCGAGATCGTACGGGAGATCCTGGCCTTCAGTCGACCTGAGGAGCCGCGTCGCAGTGCGGTGGACCTGCGGCAACTGGCCGAGGCCACGGCGCGACTCATGCAGCCAACATTGCCGTCGAACGTCCGCCTGCAACTGGAAGATGAGACTGCGGCGCGGGTTGTGCTGGGAGACGCCGGGCAGTTGCAGCGGGTGTTGCTCAATCTGTGTACCAACAGCGTGGATGCCGTACGAGAGCGCGGCGGCGAGGTGATGCTGCACCTCGCGTCGATACTCCTCGATGAACAGATGGCGCCGTCGCATGGCCTGCTGCCGGGGCACTACGTGCGCTTGCGCATCTCCGATAACGGCAGCGGAATCGCACCGGACGCCGTGGCGCGGGTCTTTGAGCCCTTCTTTACCACCAAGGCGGTGGGCGAGGGCACGGGACTGGGACTCAGTGTCGTGCACGGCATCGTCACCGCTGCCGGCGGCATCGTGACACTGGAAAGTGCGGAACACGTGGGCACTACGGTCACGGTGCTGTTGCCTCAGCTCGACCTGCGCGCTGAGAGTGCCCGGCCTGCGGGCGATCCGATGCCCGCCCAGGTCCGACACGTGGTGGTGGTGGATGACGAACCGGCGGTTGGACGACTGTTGCAGATGGCGCTGCAGCGCGCCCACTATCACGTCACGCTCTTCACGTCGGCCGGCGAAGCACTCGCGGCGCTGACACATCGCACGGTCGAGTGCGACTGCATCGTCACGGATTTCGCGATGCCGGAGCTGAACGGCATCGACCTGCTGGTGCGCGCCCGCGAGGCCGGTGTGGATGTGCCGGCCATCATGGTCACCGGGTTTGCCGCAGGCGCGTCGTCCGAAATGCGCGACCGGGCGAAAGTCACCATGATCATTGAAAAGCCCATCGAATTGCGCGCGTTTGTGGAAATGGTGACCGCCACCCTGCTGACGGCCTGA
- a CDS encoding LuxR family transcriptional regulator → MAETPRPLSLLLIIVLSLVVVGGALDVWSDGPDRWWTLHVALELTLIALSTGCLVYFWRAWRASALETMMIRSALTQSERTLAERQRERDQWRASAEQSLAGLGRAIDAQFTAWSLTPTEREVALQLLRGVGHKQIAGHSGRSERTVRQHAVAVYGKAGVSGRAELAAFFLQDLTLPTMTVEGRSPS, encoded by the coding sequence ATGGCTGAAACACCTCGCCCGCTTTCGCTGCTCCTGATAATCGTTCTCAGCCTTGTCGTGGTGGGCGGCGCTCTCGATGTGTGGTCTGATGGACCCGATCGATGGTGGACGCTGCACGTGGCGCTGGAGCTCACGCTGATCGCCTTGAGTACCGGATGTCTGGTGTACTTCTGGCGCGCGTGGCGCGCGTCAGCGCTGGAGACGATGATGATCCGCTCGGCGCTCACGCAATCCGAGCGTACCCTGGCTGAGCGTCAGCGTGAGCGTGATCAGTGGCGGGCGAGCGCCGAGCAATCGCTGGCCGGACTGGGTCGCGCGATCGACGCGCAGTTCACCGCCTGGTCGCTCACGCCGACGGAGCGCGAAGTGGCGCTCCAATTGCTGCGCGGTGTTGGCCACAAACAGATTGCCGGACACAGCGGGCGCAGTGAACGCACCGTGCGTCAGCACGCCGTGGCGGTGTACGGCAAGGCTGGCGTGAGCGGCCGCGCCGAGCTGGCGGCGTTCTTCCTGCAGGACTTGACGCTTCCAACGATGACGGTCGAAGGTCGTTCACCGTCGTAG
- the argJ gene encoding bifunctional glutamate N-acetyltransferase/amino-acid acetyltransferase ArgJ, which produces MTSSTSPFDAVPVFPKGFRCASRNVGLKPSARDLTLFASDVDATAAAVFTRNHFPGAPVILGRETIRGGRLRAIIANSKVSNVATGRLGVEHARRMAAAAAAELGTTADRVLVSSTGVIGVPLPIEKIEAGVVGMAGDLQGDPMIGAEGIMTTDTHPKALSARVGNATITWVAKGSGMIEPNMATMLSYIFTDAAFDAATLDKLLRDAVAPSFNALSVDTDTSTSDTCAMLANGLAGEVDEAAFAVVLRAGCIRMTEILARDGEGATRLIRVSVRGALTDGEAHTVAKSIVNSPLIKTMVHGADPNVGRLLMAIGKCFDCTINPATTSASINGFPVVAGGERLHFDDAVVRDTLSRDAVDLDVELGVGDGSARAFGCDLTNGYVEENAAYYSS; this is translated from the coding sequence ATGACATCCAGCACCTCACCGTTTGACGCCGTGCCGGTCTTTCCAAAAGGGTTCCGCTGCGCCAGCCGCAACGTGGGCCTCAAGCCGTCGGCGCGCGACCTGACCCTGTTTGCCAGCGACGTGGACGCCACGGCCGCGGCCGTCTTCACGCGCAACCATTTCCCGGGCGCGCCAGTCATCCTCGGTCGCGAAACCATTCGTGGCGGCCGGCTGCGCGCGATCATCGCCAACAGCAAGGTGAGCAATGTGGCCACCGGGCGGCTTGGCGTGGAGCATGCGCGCCGGATGGCTGCCGCGGCTGCCGCCGAGCTGGGGACCACGGCCGACCGTGTGCTGGTCAGCTCCACCGGCGTGATTGGCGTCCCGTTGCCGATTGAAAAGATTGAAGCCGGTGTGGTGGGTATGGCGGGCGACCTGCAGGGCGACCCGATGATCGGCGCCGAAGGCATCATGACCACTGACACGCATCCCAAGGCGCTCTCGGCGCGCGTCGGCAATGCCACCATCACCTGGGTGGCAAAAGGGTCGGGGATGATCGAGCCCAACATGGCCACGATGCTGTCGTACATTTTCACCGACGCCGCCTTCGATGCCGCGACACTCGATAAACTGCTGCGCGATGCGGTGGCGCCGTCGTTCAATGCGCTGTCGGTGGACACGGATACCAGCACGTCGGATACGTGCGCCATGCTGGCCAACGGACTGGCCGGCGAGGTTGACGAGGCGGCATTCGCGGTGGTATTGCGCGCCGGCTGCATCCGCATGACGGAGATTCTCGCGCGCGATGGCGAGGGCGCCACGCGACTGATCCGCGTGTCGGTGCGCGGCGCGCTCACCGACGGTGAGGCGCACACTGTTGCCAAGTCCATCGTGAATTCGCCGCTCATCAAAACCATGGTGCATGGCGCCGATCCCAATGTCGGCCGCCTGCTGATGGCCATCGGCAAGTGCTTCGACTGCACCATCAATCCGGCAACCACGTCGGCGTCGATCAACGGCTTTCCGGTGGTTGCCGGCGGAGAACGGTTGCACTTTGACGATGCCGTGGTGCGGGATACGCTGTCGCGCGACGCCGTGGATCTGGACGTCGAGCTTGGCGTGGGCGACGGCAGCGCGCGTGCCTTTGGCTGCGATCTCACGAATGGGTATGTCGAGGAGAACGCCGCGTACTACAGCAGTTGA
- a CDS encoding M1 family metallopeptidase: MSYSSRSPRCAVPAPAFAVLIATALLGATTVHAQAAPPRPRPLSVGDTSVFAPLVLPTANEQRAGSGAPGSRYWQNRADYALSATLDTATHTLRGEMTLRYTNASPDTLHFIWLQVEQNAFRDKSLNSYIFPQDSRFGARGFEGGYAFTKMDQVMPAVSGAAAKRVALARRPNETMMKVDLATPLAPGRTATIEATWTFPVPEHGADRMGREGSLYEIAQWFPRAAVYDDVRGWNIEPYLGQGEFYVDYGDYTLSVTVPAGYIVAATGALQNPRDVLTPTQISRHAVAAKSDTTVRLVTAEELKNGSARPKATGMLTWKFAAKNVRDAVWAASPEFQWDASSWKGIMAYAYYRPSAAVNWHDAADQSRMSIMEYSERWFPYPWPHISAVEGPISGMEYPMIAMENKSADVYDLYNVVTHEIGHMWFPMIVGSNERVYMWQDEGFNTFINTFSEGRRYPEKGDQMARAAEERRMVEQFMVGGADKPVNMNPDRINPRLLGEASYVKPSVGLQLLRQEIMGPQAFDDAFRTYIRRWAYKHPTPGDFFRTMEDVGGRRLDWFWREWFVENSRFDQSIDSVIVKKDGDTTRVAVLFGNRERGVLPVRARFSFADGTSEEFIYPAEVWSTDSRHYARQYAFPNKTLIRIELDPEQRLLDIDRANNTWGTPPIRP, encoded by the coding sequence ATGTCATACTCCTCTCGCTCCCCTCGGTGCGCCGTTCCGGCGCCGGCCTTCGCCGTGCTGATCGCCACCGCGCTCCTCGGCGCGACAACCGTGCACGCGCAGGCCGCGCCGCCGCGACCTCGTCCGCTGTCCGTGGGCGACACGTCGGTGTTCGCGCCGCTGGTCCTGCCCACGGCCAACGAGCAGCGCGCCGGCAGTGGCGCGCCCGGCTCACGCTATTGGCAGAATCGCGCCGACTACGCGCTTTCCGCCACGCTGGACACGGCCACGCACACGCTGCGCGGCGAGATGACCCTGCGCTACACCAATGCCTCGCCGGACACGCTGCATTTCATTTGGCTGCAGGTGGAACAGAATGCCTTTCGCGACAAGTCACTGAACTCGTACATCTTTCCGCAGGACTCGCGTTTCGGCGCACGGGGCTTCGAGGGGGGATACGCATTCACCAAGATGGATCAGGTGATGCCGGCGGTGTCCGGCGCGGCCGCGAAGCGCGTGGCGCTGGCGCGTCGGCCCAACGAGACGATGATGAAAGTCGATCTGGCGACGCCGTTGGCCCCCGGGCGCACCGCGACGATTGAGGCAACCTGGACGTTCCCGGTGCCTGAGCACGGCGCCGATCGCATGGGTCGTGAAGGCTCGTTGTACGAAATCGCCCAGTGGTTCCCGCGCGCCGCCGTGTACGACGATGTGCGTGGCTGGAACATCGAGCCGTATCTGGGGCAGGGCGAGTTCTACGTCGACTATGGCGATTACACGCTGTCGGTGACCGTGCCGGCGGGATACATCGTGGCCGCCACCGGCGCGCTGCAGAATCCGCGCGACGTGCTTACGCCCACGCAAATCAGCCGTCACGCGGTGGCGGCCAAGTCCGACACCACCGTACGTCTGGTCACGGCCGAAGAACTCAAGAACGGATCGGCGCGACCGAAAGCCACCGGCATGCTCACCTGGAAGTTCGCGGCAAAGAATGTGCGCGACGCCGTGTGGGCCGCGTCGCCGGAGTTCCAGTGGGATGCGTCCAGTTGGAAGGGCATCATGGCCTACGCGTACTATCGCCCCAGTGCCGCCGTCAACTGGCACGATGCGGCCGACCAGTCGCGCATGTCCATCATGGAGTATTCCGAGCGGTGGTTCCCGTATCCCTGGCCGCACATCTCGGCGGTGGAAGGACCGATCAGCGGCATGGAATACCCCATGATCGCCATGGAGAACAAGAGTGCCGATGTGTACGACTTGTACAACGTGGTGACGCACGAGATCGGACACATGTGGTTCCCGATGATCGTCGGCAGTAACGAACGCGTGTACATGTGGCAGGATGAAGGCTTCAATACCTTCATCAACACCTTCTCCGAGGGACGGCGCTATCCGGAGAAGGGGGACCAGATGGCGCGTGCGGCCGAGGAGCGGCGCATGGTGGAGCAGTTCATGGTCGGCGGCGCGGACAAGCCGGTGAACATGAATCCTGACCGCATCAATCCGCGTCTGCTGGGCGAGGCGTCGTATGTGAAGCCCAGTGTCGGGCTGCAGCTGCTGCGACAGGAAATCATGGGCCCGCAGGCGTTCGATGATGCCTTTCGTACCTACATTCGTCGCTGGGCGTACAAGCATCCCACACCTGGCGACTTCTTCCGCACCATGGAAGATGTGGGTGGACGACGGCTGGACTGGTTCTGGCGCGAATGGTTTGTCGAGAACTCACGATTTGACCAGAGCATCGACTCGGTCATCGTGAAGAAAGACGGGGACACCACGCGGGTCGCGGTGCTGTTCGGCAATCGCGAGCGTGGCGTCTTGCCCGTGCGTGCGCGCTTCAGCTTTGCCGATGGAACGAGCGAGGAGTTCATCTACCCCGCCGAAGTGTGGAGCACCGACAGTCGCCACTACGCACGCCAGTATGCGTTTCCCAACAAGACGCTCATCCGCATCGAGCTTGACCCGGAGCAGCGGCTGCTCGACATCGATCGCGCGAACAATACGTGGGGAACGCCGCCCATCCGGCCCTGA